A window from Drosophila subobscura isolate 14011-0131.10 chromosome O, UCBerk_Dsub_1.0, whole genome shotgun sequence encodes these proteins:
- the LOC117896421 gene encoding uncharacterized protein LOC117896421, which produces METQAFVVTLFVALCCCGMPQRTEAARFGIPLIPTLPKQLNCRADNIGFPFNLTALSGYWYEAARVPNVDVLECLNVSVPDAIVEDRFALDLRYISTVNGGWHYTEEQVDFPWENATQYGIFQLHYGKIIVTYKLAITDYTTYAFVCGYGNISPIPIFKLFTRQRELNRTTIAFIQKAAADQYGIGSQIAWEQQSLAKCTASTMQTSLGFVIGFVFLWCRILT; this is translated from the exons ATGGAGACCCAGGCATTTGTTGTGACACTTTTCGTggcgctctgctgctgcggcatgcCACAGCGAACGGAAGCGGCTCGCTTCGGGATACCCCTGATACCGACATTGCCCAAGCAGTTGAATTGTCGGGCCGACAACATAGGGTTCCCCTTCAACCTGACAGCT CTCTCTGGCTACTGGTACGAGGCTGCCCGAGTGCCCAATGTGGATGTGCTGGAGTGCCTGAATGTGTCTGTGCCCGACGCCATCGTAGAGGATCGTTTTGCGCTGGACTTGAGGTACATTAGCACCGTGAACGGTGGCTGGCATTACACCGAAGAACAGGTCGACTTTCCCTGGGAAAATGCCACCCAATACGGCATCTTCCAGCTGCACTACGGAAAGATCATCGTCACCTACAAACTGGCAATCACCGACTACACCACGTACGCCTTCGTCTGCGGCTACGGCAACATATCCCCCATACCCATCTTCAAGCTCTTCACGCGCCAGCGAGAACTTAACCGGACAACAATAGCTTTTATTCAGAAGGCAGCCGCCGATCAGTACGGCATCGGCTCCCAGATTGCCTGGGAGCAACAATCGCTGGCCAAGTGCACCGCCTCCACAATGCAAACC